A genomic segment from Cyanobium sp. NIES-981 encodes:
- a CDS encoding HEPN domain-containing protein yields MPSDRQREAARMLRIAHRDLKAARSMLDPDLFDEATWGFHVQQATEKALKAWMSALERDYPRTHDLALLGQLIIDGGGDPTPFQSLENFTPFGARLRYDDEPEVLNLDRAAWNQLCADLLEQVASLIP; encoded by the coding sequence ATGCCCTCTGATCGCCAGCGTGAGGCGGCTCGCATGCTGCGGATTGCCCATCGAGATCTCAAGGCTGCGAGGTCCATGCTGGATCCAGATCTCTTTGATGAGGCCACGTGGGGCTTTCATGTTCAGCAGGCCACGGAAAAGGCTTTGAAGGCATGGATGTCTGCGCTTGAACGCGACTATCCCCGCACCCATGACCTCGCTTTGCTAGGTCAACTGATCATCGATGGCGGCGGTGATCCAACACCCTTTCAATCCCTTGAGAACTTCACGCCCTTCGGAGCCCGTCTTCGCTATGACGACGAGCCGGAGGTCCTGAACCTCGATCGCGCTGCCTGGAATCAGCTCTGCGCCGATCTCCTCGAACAGGTGGCCTCGCTGATCCCATGA
- the hsdR gene encoding EcoAI/FtnUII family type I restriction enzme subunit R, with amino-acid sequence MNEAETRAELIDPLLAAAGWGVVEGSRIRREFPITPGRLEGGGRRGRALSADYVLQFRNTKLAVVEAKAESAPLSEGVGQAKDYAAKLQIRFTYACNGRGVYAIDMATGAEAEAAGFPSPEELWQRTFAAENAWRDRFADLPYADKGGSWQLRFYQEIAVTRVLEAIAAGRHRILLTLATGTGKTSIAFQILWKLFQARWNLSGQPSRRPRILFLADRNNLADQAFNDFTSFAAFEDNALARLEPGDLRRKGRVPTNASVFLTIFQTFMSGPPVEGKPSPWFGQYPADFFDVIVIDECHRGGANNESTWRGILEYFAPAVQLGLTATPRREGNTDTYAYFGEPVFTYSLKEGINDGFLTPFRLKQFTTTLDEYVYTPDDTVVEGEIEAGRVYKEADFNRIIEIKQREQQRVQIVLDQIDQRQKTLVFCATQDHALAVRDLINQHKSSSDPNYCQRVTANDGELGNTWLRAFQDNEKTIPTILTTSQKLSTGVDARNVRNIVLLRPVNSMIEFKQIIGRGTRLYDGKDYFTIYDFVKAHHHFSDPEWDGEPLEPEPAVPRQDVPPGPPTEPPDPGDDDEPGAQPRRTKVRIRLGDGKERAIQHMMVTSFWHPDGTPMSSQQFLELLYGQLPEFVNDEAELRELWSAPDTRRKLLQGLEEKGFGAQQLAEMQRLIDAENSDLFDVLAHVAYALRPIPRQSRADQARLYIHSKFTSKQQLFLDFVLQHYVTMGVQELAQDKLIPLLCLRYQNSIADAVADLGQPEEIGRLFSGFQRYLYEASA; translated from the coding sequence ATGAACGAGGCCGAAACCCGCGCCGAGCTCATCGATCCGCTGCTCGCCGCAGCCGGCTGGGGTGTGGTGGAAGGCAGCCGCATCCGCCGCGAGTTTCCGATCACCCCCGGCCGGCTCGAAGGCGGCGGCCGGCGCGGCCGGGCCCTCAGCGCCGATTACGTGCTCCAGTTCCGCAACACCAAGCTGGCGGTGGTGGAGGCCAAGGCCGAGTCTGCTCCCCTCAGCGAAGGCGTGGGCCAGGCCAAGGATTACGCCGCCAAGCTGCAGATCCGCTTCACCTACGCCTGCAACGGCCGGGGCGTCTACGCCATCGACATGGCCACCGGCGCCGAGGCGGAAGCTGCCGGTTTCCCCAGCCCCGAGGAGCTGTGGCAGCGCACCTTCGCCGCCGAGAACGCCTGGCGTGATCGCTTCGCCGATCTCCCCTATGCCGACAAGGGCGGCAGCTGGCAGCTCCGCTTCTACCAGGAGATCGCCGTGACGCGGGTGCTGGAGGCGATCGCCGCCGGCCGCCACCGCATCCTGCTCACCCTGGCCACCGGCACCGGCAAAACCTCGATCGCCTTCCAGATCCTCTGGAAGCTGTTCCAGGCCCGCTGGAACCTCTCCGGCCAGCCCAGCCGCCGGCCGCGCATTCTCTTTCTCGCCGATCGCAACAACCTCGCCGATCAGGCCTTCAACGACTTCACCTCCTTCGCCGCCTTCGAAGACAACGCCCTCGCCCGCCTCGAACCGGGCGACCTGCGCAGGAAGGGCCGGGTGCCCACCAACGCCAGCGTGTTCCTCACCATCTTCCAGACCTTCATGAGCGGTCCGCCGGTGGAGGGCAAGCCCTCCCCCTGGTTCGGCCAGTACCCGGCCGACTTCTTTGATGTCATCGTGATCGATGAATGCCACCGCGGTGGCGCCAACAACGAATCCACCTGGCGCGGCATCCTCGAGTACTTCGCCCCCGCCGTGCAGCTCGGCCTCACCGCCACCCCCCGCCGCGAAGGCAACACCGACACCTACGCCTACTTCGGTGAGCCGGTGTTCACCTACTCGCTCAAGGAAGGCATCAACGACGGCTTCCTCACCCCCTTCCGCCTCAAGCAGTTCACCACCACCCTGGATGAATACGTCTACACCCCGGACGACACCGTGGTGGAAGGCGAGATCGAAGCGGGCAGGGTGTACAAAGAGGCCGATTTCAACCGCATCATCGAGATCAAGCAGCGCGAGCAGCAGCGGGTGCAGATCGTGCTGGATCAGATCGACCAGCGCCAGAAAACCCTGGTGTTCTGTGCCACCCAAGACCATGCCCTCGCCGTCCGCGACCTGATCAACCAGCACAAGAGCAGCAGCGATCCCAACTACTGCCAGCGGGTCACCGCCAACGACGGCGAACTCGGCAACACCTGGCTGCGCGCCTTTCAGGACAACGAGAAAACCATCCCCACCATCCTCACCACCTCCCAGAAGCTCTCCACCGGCGTGGATGCCCGCAACGTGCGCAACATCGTGCTGCTGCGGCCGGTGAACTCGATGATCGAGTTCAAGCAGATCATCGGCCGCGGCACCCGCCTCTACGACGGCAAGGACTACTTCACCATCTACGACTTCGTGAAGGCCCACCACCACTTCAGCGATCCGGAGTGGGACGGCGAGCCCCTGGAGCCAGAACCCGCCGTGCCCCGCCAAGACGTGCCCCCAGGTCCACCAACCGAGCCCCCCGATCCAGGCGACGATGATGAGCCCGGCGCCCAGCCCCGCCGCACCAAGGTGCGGATCCGGCTCGGCGACGGCAAGGAACGCGCCATCCAGCACATGATGGTGACCAGCTTCTGGCATCCCGACGGCACGCCGATGAGTTCGCAGCAGTTCCTCGAACTGCTCTATGGCCAGTTGCCGGAATTCGTGAACGATGAAGCTGAGCTGCGCGAACTCTGGAGCGCGCCCGACACCCGCCGCAAGCTGCTGCAGGGCCTGGAGGAGAAGGGCTTCGGCGCCCAGCAGCTGGCGGAGATGCAGCGCCTGATCGATGCCGAGAACAGCGACCTCTTCGATGTGCTGGCCCATGTGGCCTATGCCCTGCGGCCCATCCCCCGCCAGAGCCGCGCCGATCAGGCCCGCCTCTACATCCACTCCAAATTCACCAGCAAGCAGCAGCTGTTCCTCGATTTCGTGCTCCAGCACTACGTGACGATGGGGGTGCAGGAACTCGCCCAGGACAAGCTCATCCCCCTGCTGTGCCTCCGCTACCAGAACAGCATCGCCGATGCGGTGGCCGATCTGGGCCAGCCGGAGGAGATCGGGCGGCTGTTTTCGGGGTTCCAGCGGTATCTGTATGAGGCTTCTGCCTGA
- a CDS encoding type II toxin-antitoxin system prevent-host-death family antitoxin, with translation MQVVSFSEARESFKAVLDRVEADADVTLITRRHAKGAVVMSLDTYNSLMETVHLLRSPANAAHLQRSLEQAGRGELLSHGLIDPDVADGGD, from the coding sequence ATGCAGGTGGTGAGCTTTTCAGAGGCCCGGGAGAGTTTCAAGGCCGTGCTGGATCGGGTGGAGGCCGATGCCGACGTGACCCTCATCACCCGGAGGCACGCCAAGGGGGCGGTGGTGATGTCGCTCGACACCTACAACAGCCTGATGGAAACCGTGCATCTGCTGCGTTCCCCGGCCAATGCGGCCCATCTGCAGCGGTCACTGGAGCAGGCCGGGCGCGGGGAGCTTCTCTCCCATGGGCTGATCGATCCGGATGTGGCCGATGGCGGCGATTGA
- the hypA gene encoding hydrogenase maturation nickel metallochaperone HypA: MHELSLMEAVRDQALAAARADGARRIAAISLRVGELAGVEVEALRFAFPVVMAGTIAASAVLRIEREPAECHCAVCDAPFPAPDGCCDCPRCGTISRRLLRGRDLRLLALEVE; encoded by the coding sequence GTGCATGAGCTCAGCCTGATGGAGGCCGTGCGCGATCAGGCCCTGGCGGCGGCCCGCGCCGACGGGGCCCGCCGCATTGCTGCGATCAGCCTGCGGGTGGGGGAGCTTGCGGGGGTGGAGGTGGAGGCCCTGCGCTTCGCCTTCCCGGTGGTGATGGCGGGCACGATCGCCGCCTCCGCCGTGCTGCGCATCGAGCGGGAGCCGGCCGAATGCCACTGCGCCGTCTGCGACGCCCCCTTCCCCGCTCCGGATGGCTGCTGCGACTGCCCCCGCTGCGGCACGATCAGCCGCCGGCTGCTGCGCGGCCGCGACCTGCGCCTGCTGGCCCTGGAGGTGGAGTGA
- a CDS encoding uracil-DNA glycosylase family protein has product MSFDDLRKAPALGCHLPEVAPVSVAAIPSRYCLFDDGVISVMYAPFDHINPDARIMILGITPGLQQTRIAFETAILMRGENQQLIGMEVKRRAAFAGAMRANLISMLDELRVAPLLGIESTADLFSSRIDLLHSTSALRYPVFKRGVNYSGHSPKLTQHPFLVAMLDQLLAPELAAVPKALIVPLGKAVESALRYLVSQGQLSRERCLYGFPHPSGANAHRRCTFESQKDKLSAAAMAWLGSCAPTWP; this is encoded by the coding sequence ATGAGCTTTGACGATCTCCGCAAGGCACCTGCCTTGGGCTGTCACTTACCCGAGGTGGCTCCGGTTAGTGTCGCTGCGATTCCCTCTCGCTACTGTCTGTTTGATGACGGTGTCATCTCGGTCATGTATGCACCGTTTGACCACATCAATCCCGACGCTCGCATCATGATCCTCGGCATCACCCCCGGTTTGCAGCAGACGCGAATCGCTTTCGAGACCGCCATTCTGATGCGAGGAGAGAATCAGCAACTTATTGGCATGGAGGTCAAACGACGTGCAGCTTTTGCTGGTGCCATGAGGGCCAATCTGATTTCCATGCTTGACGAGCTTCGTGTGGCGCCTCTGCTCGGCATCGAGTCCACCGCAGATCTGTTTTCGAGCAGGATAGACCTCCTGCACAGTACGTCTGCTCTGCGCTATCCCGTTTTCAAGCGCGGAGTCAACTACTCCGGCCATTCCCCGAAGCTGACGCAACACCCATTTCTTGTGGCGATGCTCGATCAGCTTCTGGCCCCAGAGCTTGCTGCGGTTCCCAAGGCTTTGATCGTTCCTCTCGGGAAAGCTGTTGAATCGGCGCTCCGCTATCTGGTGTCGCAAGGGCAGCTTTCGCGGGAGCGATGTCTTTATGGATTTCCCCACCCCTCGGGAGCCAATGCACACCGAAGGTGCACTTTCGAATCCCAGAAAGATAAGCTCTCTGCCGCAGCCATGGCTTGGCTCGGCTCCTGTGCACCTACATGGCCGTGA
- a CDS encoding CopG family transcriptional regulator, translating into MRTIVDLPEPERAQLDALCRQRGISRAQALREALSQWLEQQRPQHEQVFGLWRDRPEGSLDLQEALRSEWAGR; encoded by the coding sequence ATGCGCACGATCGTGGACCTGCCGGAGCCGGAGCGGGCCCAGCTCGATGCCCTGTGCCGGCAGCGCGGCATCTCCCGGGCCCAGGCGCTGCGCGAAGCCCTGAGCCAGTGGCTGGAGCAGCAGCGGCCGCAGCATGAGCAGGTGTTCGGCCTCTGGCGCGACCGGCCCGAGGGCTCCCTGGATCTGCAGGAGGCGCTCCGCAGCGAGTGGGCCGGCCGCTGA
- a CDS encoding hydrogenase maturation protease, translated as MESKTMKPCCIVGIGNPLRGDDGVGALLAEQAGGRSVHQLTPELAAELAPLQRVLFIDAWLAPEVAGATPSPRLDPLPVAARPGDGSTSHRLEPAELVAITAALYGRAPRAAWLRVPAFALGHGSALSAPLRASLPQARRLLHQWLQEGSAGA; from the coding sequence ATGGAGTCGAAAACGATGAAGCCCTGTTGCATCGTTGGCATCGGCAACCCCCTGCGCGGCGACGACGGCGTGGGGGCCCTGCTGGCCGAGCAGGCGGGGGGGCGCAGCGTGCATCAGCTCACCCCCGAGCTGGCCGCCGAGCTGGCGCCGCTGCAGCGGGTGTTGTTCATCGATGCCTGGCTGGCGCCGGAGGTGGCGGGCGCCACCCCTTCGCCCCGGCTTGACCCTTTGCCCGTCGCCGCCCGGCCTGGAGACGGCAGCACCAGCCACCGGCTCGAGCCCGCCGAGCTGGTGGCGATCACGGCCGCCCTCTATGGCCGCGCCCCTCGGGCTGCCTGGCTGCGGGTGCCGGCCTTCGCCCTCGGCCACGGCAGCGCGCTCTCCGCGCCCCTGCGGGCCTCCCTGCCCCAGGCCCGCCGCCTGCTGCACCAGTGGCTGCAGGAGGGCAGCGCCGGTGCATGA
- a CDS encoding nucleotidyltransferase domain-containing protein, which produces MSPVARPSSYSYVVDEPLLRTIAAEIQAAIPGAEVRLFGSRARGTERPDSDLDLLVTVPDAWLATHSRFEETGELSRKLARHRIPIDLLVYSASEALARRQYSQHVVAEAYREGRELHAL; this is translated from the coding sequence ATGAGCCCCGTGGCCCGCCCCTCCAGCTATTCCTACGTGGTGGATGAGCCGCTGCTGCGCACGATCGCGGCCGAGATCCAGGCGGCGATTCCCGGCGCCGAGGTGCGCCTGTTCGGCTCCCGCGCCCGCGGCACCGAGCGGCCCGATTCCGATCTGGATCTGCTGGTGACCGTGCCGGATGCGTGGCTGGCAACGCATTCGCGCTTTGAGGAGACGGGCGAATTGAGCCGAAAGCTGGCCCGGCATCGGATTCCGATTGATTTGCTCGTTTACTCCGCTTCCGAGGCTCTTGCTCGCCGGCAATACAGCCAGCATGTGGTGGCCGAGGCCTACCGCGAGGGGAGAGAGCTGCATGCCCTCTGA
- a CDS encoding restriction endonuclease subunit S yields MREGWQFKRLVDVATLQRGFDLPTHERLGGDVPLVTSSGISDMVDSSAVIGPGVATGRSGSIGKVFFLDQDFWPLNTVLYVKDFHGNDQRFIFYLLQNLDLSRFATGTGVPTLNRNFVHDEVVCVPPLPEQQRIAALLDEAFAGLATAKANAERNLRNARAIFESHLQSVFSQRGEAWVEKCLDELCTFSSGGTPSKANKSYWEGEIPWVSGRDMKSTRLSDSALHISQAAVAESATRMASVGTLLILVRGMGLAHGAQITELLVPCAFNQDIRGIHAKPGLLPRYLLFALRDGINSSDTVLSSAAHGTLKIDSNELAKVIIPFPPLEQQQSIVSAIDTLAEETQRLTRLYERKLAALEELKKSLLHQAFNGEL; encoded by the coding sequence ATGAGGGAAGGTTGGCAGTTCAAGAGGCTTGTCGACGTTGCCACGCTTCAAAGAGGGTTCGACCTGCCAACCCATGAGCGATTAGGTGGGGATGTTCCGCTCGTCACCTCAAGCGGAATCAGTGACATGGTTGATAGCAGCGCCGTTATTGGGCCAGGAGTTGCAACAGGTCGCAGCGGAAGCATTGGCAAAGTCTTCTTCTTGGATCAAGACTTCTGGCCTTTAAATACAGTGCTCTATGTCAAAGACTTCCATGGTAATGACCAGCGATTCATTTTTTACCTGCTCCAAAACCTTGACCTGAGTCGATTCGCGACCGGCACGGGTGTTCCAACGCTCAATCGCAACTTTGTTCACGATGAAGTTGTATGCGTCCCCCCGCTCCCCGAACAGCAGCGAATCGCCGCCCTGCTCGACGAAGCGTTTGCGGGCCTCGCCACCGCCAAGGCCAACGCCGAACGGAACCTCCGGAACGCCCGCGCGATCTTTGAGAGTCATCTCCAATCTGTGTTCAGTCAGCGGGGGGAGGCGTGGGTGGAGAAGTGCCTTGATGAACTCTGCACGTTCAGCAGCGGAGGTACACCTTCGAAGGCGAACAAGAGTTATTGGGAGGGGGAGATACCATGGGTTTCTGGGCGTGACATGAAATCCACCCGGCTCTCAGATTCTGCTCTACACATCTCCCAGGCAGCAGTTGCCGAGTCTGCAACACGCATGGCCTCGGTAGGAACACTCCTTATTCTTGTTCGTGGAATGGGGCTTGCGCATGGAGCGCAGATCACTGAACTGCTTGTTCCGTGCGCGTTCAACCAGGACATTCGGGGAATCCATGCCAAGCCAGGCTTGCTTCCGAGGTATCTCCTTTTCGCTCTTCGGGACGGAATCAATTCAAGCGACACAGTCTTGAGCAGTGCGGCTCACGGTACTCTCAAGATTGACTCAAATGAACTGGCGAAGGTGATCATTCCATTTCCTCCACTCGAGCAGCAGCAAAGTATTGTTTCCGCGATTGACACCCTGGCAGAAGAAACCCAACGCCTCACCCGCCTCTACGAACGCAAACTCGCCGCCCTGGAGGAACTGAAGAAGTCCCTCCTGCACCAGGCGTTCAACGGCGAGCTCTGA
- a CDS encoding response regulator transcription factor — protein sequence MDLTPFLATTDKGTHEEGLEAIAIPGRVALAAKGRFLLRALCRSFGGYTRITCAVTDQEACLEYLAQDAGDSYQLLVCTDYLESGNGFDLVREARQLRPHLHAVVLALGDAIPAECIEAPWLEAVVAEADFVDDQQPLQAAVMAVLGGHSYRSPSLRTGTLPHLSCPRLTPREYEVLDLLASGLSDRDIARRLVVSDETAHTYTKWLLQTLQVHNRLQAVLKGMRCGMVQI from the coding sequence ATGGATCTCACGCCCTTTCTGGCCACCACCGACAAGGGGACCCACGAGGAGGGCCTGGAAGCGATCGCGATCCCCGGCCGGGTGGCCCTGGCGGCCAAGGGCCGCTTTCTGCTGCGCGCCCTGTGCCGGAGCTTCGGGGGCTACACCCGCATCACCTGCGCCGTCACCGATCAGGAGGCCTGCCTGGAGTACCTGGCGCAGGATGCCGGTGATTCCTACCAGCTGCTGGTGTGCACCGACTACCTGGAGAGCGGCAATGGTTTCGATCTCGTCCGCGAGGCACGCCAGCTTCGTCCCCATCTCCATGCCGTGGTCCTGGCACTCGGGGATGCGATTCCGGCCGAATGCATCGAGGCGCCCTGGCTGGAGGCCGTTGTGGCCGAGGCTGACTTCGTGGACGATCAGCAGCCCCTGCAGGCGGCTGTGATGGCCGTGCTTGGCGGCCACTCGTACCGCAGCCCATCCCTGCGCACCGGCACCTTGCCCCACCTGAGCTGTCCCCGACTCACCCCCCGGGAATACGAAGTTCTCGACCTGCTGGCCAGTGGTCTGAGCGACAGGGACATCGCCAGGCGTCTCGTGGTGAGCGATGAAACCGCCCACACCTACACCAAGTGGTTGCTGCAGACACTCCAGGTGCACAACCGACTGCAGGCGGTGTTGAAGGGCATGCGCTGCGGCATGGTTCAGATCTGA
- a CDS encoding DUF2235 domain-containing protein: MTGKVTGKNLIVLSDGTWQDLAQPFPTNVVRLLEAIPPQTSEGRDQLTYYDEGVGTKQISIRLNFIDNLIKIFGGAFGIGIDHRIMKCYRFLCLNYSPGDQIYLFGFSRGAYTVRSLAGLIYNCGLLRREQVRMIPRAYEIYRQPKSNENCAPWGSEAVAFRQKYAITDTPDGRPPIRFLGVWDTVKALGLPELPLPKQLNAIQPSTLFNAKYKFHDEKISPIIHAAYHAVSIEEERSTFSLIPIDTEHSSHRDHLQQAWFPGGHGGVGGGDQAVAPLSDGALQWMLNKLETSHSGLHCDIRGIQMPFQPNPSHAVSKGPFRIIGFITVLLGKRRRIIPLHTDPSPGSQAKEVISEFAHERLQDVRGWLPKTLHEFFRRKQLGEEWTQLVTRLQDVSKSLRPRG, encoded by the coding sequence ATGACGGGAAAGGTGACAGGAAAGAACCTGATCGTGCTCAGTGATGGCACATGGCAAGACCTTGCCCAGCCGTTTCCGACCAATGTGGTGAGGCTGCTGGAGGCCATTCCTCCCCAGACATCGGAAGGGAGAGACCAGCTGACGTACTACGACGAAGGAGTTGGCACCAAGCAGATCAGCATCAGACTGAACTTCATCGACAACTTAATCAAGATCTTTGGCGGAGCCTTTGGGATTGGCATCGACCATCGCATCATGAAGTGTTATCGCTTCCTCTGCCTGAACTACAGCCCGGGCGATCAGATCTACCTGTTTGGATTCAGCCGGGGTGCCTACACGGTGCGCAGCCTGGCCGGATTGATCTACAACTGCGGCCTTCTCAGAAGAGAGCAGGTGCGGATGATACCCCGCGCCTATGAGATCTACCGGCAGCCCAAAAGCAACGAGAACTGTGCACCCTGGGGCTCCGAAGCCGTGGCCTTCCGCCAGAAGTACGCCATCACTGACACGCCAGACGGCAGGCCCCCCATCAGATTCCTGGGCGTATGGGATACGGTGAAGGCCCTGGGTCTGCCCGAGCTCCCCCTGCCCAAGCAATTGAACGCGATCCAGCCCAGCACGTTGTTCAACGCGAAATACAAGTTTCACGACGAGAAGATCAGCCCAATCATCCATGCCGCCTACCACGCGGTTTCGATCGAGGAGGAGCGAAGCACCTTCAGCCTGATCCCGATCGACACTGAGCATTCGAGCCATCGTGATCATCTGCAGCAAGCCTGGTTTCCCGGGGGGCATGGCGGCGTGGGTGGGGGCGATCAGGCTGTGGCTCCGCTTTCAGATGGAGCCCTGCAGTGGATGCTCAACAAGCTTGAGACCAGCCATTCAGGCCTGCACTGCGATATCCGCGGCATCCAGATGCCTTTTCAACCCAATCCCAGCCACGCGGTGAGCAAGGGGCCGTTTCGGATCATCGGGTTCATCACGGTGCTGCTTGGCAAGCGCCGCCGGATAATCCCCCTCCATACCGATCCTTCTCCTGGATCACAGGCCAAAGAAGTGATCTCTGAGTTTGCCCATGAACGGTTGCAGGATGTGCGGGGATGGCTTCCAAAAACGCTGCACGAATTCTTTCGTCGCAAGCAACTGGGGGAGGAATGGACGCAGCTGGTCACACGACTCCAGGACGTCTCGAAGAGCCTCCGGCCCAGGGGGTAA
- a CDS encoding transglutaminase family protein translates to MWITATCFLEFHVQVATPFLFMLRPRSGWQQWVGREEYILSPSVPAVEFADPFGNLCQRLIAPPGRFTVHTAVDIQCAEASDAAPGAPFVEVHLLPEETLPFLLPSRFCESDRFTRMAASIVNGEAPGYDQCTAIVNYIRQTTRYAPGSGQDIVSACEVNQRSEAVCRDLAHLGIACCRALSIPARMVVGYLENLQPMDLHAWFEAYVGGRWYTFDPTRADLQGARVAIAYGRDAADVAIYTQFGDPVELLSMKVTVDRMEKPG, encoded by the coding sequence ATGTGGATCACGGCAACCTGCTTCCTTGAGTTTCACGTGCAGGTCGCCACTCCGTTCCTCTTCATGTTGCGCCCACGCAGTGGGTGGCAGCAATGGGTGGGTCGTGAGGAGTACATCCTGAGCCCCAGTGTGCCGGCGGTGGAATTTGCCGATCCGTTCGGCAACCTCTGTCAGCGGTTGATCGCGCCGCCGGGGCGATTCACCGTGCACACCGCGGTCGACATTCAGTGTGCAGAGGCCTCCGATGCCGCTCCCGGGGCTCCGTTTGTGGAGGTGCACCTCCTGCCTGAGGAAACGCTGCCGTTCCTTCTGCCCAGCAGGTTCTGCGAGTCCGACCGCTTCACCCGGATGGCGGCTTCGATCGTCAACGGCGAAGCCCCCGGCTATGACCAGTGCACGGCCATCGTGAACTACATCCGCCAGACGACGCGCTATGCCCCCGGCAGTGGACAGGACATCGTGAGTGCCTGTGAGGTGAATCAGAGGTCTGAGGCCGTCTGCCGCGACTTAGCCCATCTGGGCATTGCCTGTTGTCGTGCCCTCTCCATTCCGGCCCGCATGGTGGTGGGTTATCTGGAGAACTTGCAGCCGATGGATCTGCATGCCTGGTTCGAGGCCTATGTCGGAGGGCGGTGGTACACGTTCGATCCCACCCGCGCCGACCTCCAGGGTGCCCGGGTAGCGATCGCCTACGGCCGGGATGCCGCTGATGTTGCCATCTACACGCAATTCGGCGATCCGGTTGAGCTGCTCTCGATGAAGGTCACGGTTGATCGCATGGAGAAGCCTGGCTGA
- a CDS encoding type II toxin-antitoxin system VapC family toxin, with protein MLLLDTNLLIDVLRGEAVALRWLAEQQRPSISVITWIEVLVGCRQGEQERVEGWLQAFPRLPLDQAVARESVLLRQRHGLKVPDAIILATARCAGLTLATRNVRDFPLELGDVLHPYTL; from the coding sequence ATGCTGCTGCTTGACACCAACCTGCTGATCGACGTGCTGCGGGGCGAGGCGGTGGCCCTGCGCTGGCTGGCGGAGCAGCAGCGTCCGAGCATCAGCGTGATCACCTGGATCGAGGTGCTGGTGGGCTGCCGCCAGGGGGAGCAGGAACGGGTGGAGGGTTGGCTGCAGGCGTTCCCGCGCCTGCCGCTGGATCAGGCCGTTGCCCGCGAATCGGTGCTGCTGCGGCAACGCCACGGGTTGAAGGTGCCCGACGCGATCATCCTGGCCACGGCCCGATGCGCCGGTCTCACCCTGGCCACCCGCAACGTGCGCGATTTCCCGCTGGAACTCGGGGACGTGCTGCACCCTTACACCCTCTGA
- a CDS encoding Txe/YoeB family addiction module toxin, translating to MAAIERLAWTAAAWDDYLHWQSQDRRQLRRINQLIQACLRDPFAGIGKPEPLRENLAGCWSRRIDGEHRLVYRLDGEQLVILACRYHYR from the coding sequence ATGGCGGCGATTGAGCGGCTGGCCTGGACGGCTGCCGCCTGGGACGACTATCTCCACTGGCAGAGCCAGGACCGAAGACAGCTGCGGCGCATCAACCAGCTGATCCAGGCGTGCCTGCGCGATCCCTTCGCTGGCATCGGCAAACCCGAGCCCCTGCGGGAAAACCTGGCCGGCTGCTGGTCGCGCCGGATTGACGGGGAACATCGCCTGGTTTACAGGTTGGATGGGGAGCAGCTTGTGATCCTGGCCTGCAGGTATCACTATCGGTAA